Proteins encoded together in one Psychrobacter sp. 28M-43 window:
- the murU gene encoding N-acetylmuramate alpha-1-phosphate uridylyltransferase MurU, which produces MSTSTITQAMILAAGKGTRLRPLTLETPKPLVEVAGQPLIIWHIKALQAAGITDITVNASWLADKLMDSLGDGSQYGVKLHWSVEDDEPLETAGGIFQALQSGKLKDEPFILVNSDVWTTYDFSQLTDYTLGADQRAHLLLIDNPEHNNGGDFAINNGLASEQPVGDADKYTFAGISVISPKLVEGLVSGQPAALAPLLKQAMIKFQITAEVTTDNWIDVGTPERLTQVNEFIEQNDIEHAGKPN; this is translated from the coding sequence ATGTCTACCTCTACGATTACACAAGCCATGATTTTGGCAGCGGGCAAGGGCACACGCTTACGTCCATTAACGCTTGAGACGCCCAAGCCTTTGGTTGAAGTCGCAGGTCAACCGCTTATTATATGGCACATTAAAGCACTACAAGCAGCAGGCATCACCGATATCACGGTCAATGCCTCATGGTTGGCAGATAAGCTGATGGACAGCTTAGGCGACGGTTCACAGTATGGCGTAAAGCTGCATTGGTCAGTAGAAGACGATGAACCGCTTGAGACCGCAGGCGGCATTTTTCAAGCATTACAATCAGGTAAGCTAAAGGATGAGCCGTTTATTCTGGTCAATTCTGATGTCTGGACTACCTATGACTTCTCTCAATTAACAGACTATACATTGGGAGCGGATCAGCGCGCGCACTTGTTATTGATAGATAATCCAGAGCACAATAATGGCGGCGATTTTGCGATTAATAATGGCCTTGCTAGTGAACAGCCGGTGGGCGATGCAGATAAGTATACCTTCGCGGGTATTAGCGTAATATCACCTAAATTGGTAGAAGGTCTGGTATCAGGACAGCCTGCTGCATTAGCACCGCTACTAAAGCAAGCAATGATAAAGTTTCAGATTACCGCTGAAGTGACGACAGATAATTGGATAGACGTTGGGACGCCAGAGCGTCTAACACAGGTTAATGAGTTTATCGAACAGAATGATATCGAGCATGCAGGTAAACCAAACTGA
- the coq7 gene encoding 2-polyprenyl-3-methyl-6-methoxy-1,4-benzoquinone monooxygenase, with product MRPLSKIDQLLLGVDKALRAVVPHSNPSTRPLPVSSDEIPELTITEARHVSGLMRINHTGEVCAQGLYHGQAFAAKDSGVKQAMQQSAEEEVDHLVWCETRLSELGSHASVFTPLWYGMSFGLGAVAGAISNEFSLGFVAETEAQVSEHLQDHIKQLPEHDQRSKEILAQMDKEELHHRELALASGGAALSPPVRRTMRWMANRMKDTAYHL from the coding sequence CTGCGTCCTTTATCTAAAATTGACCAGTTGTTACTTGGGGTCGATAAGGCATTACGAGCTGTCGTGCCACATTCCAATCCAAGCACGCGTCCGTTGCCCGTCAGTAGCGATGAGATTCCTGAGTTGACCATCACAGAGGCGCGGCACGTCTCAGGTCTTATGCGTATCAATCATACAGGTGAAGTATGTGCTCAAGGTCTATACCATGGCCAAGCGTTTGCCGCAAAAGATAGTGGTGTCAAACAAGCCATGCAACAATCGGCCGAAGAAGAGGTCGATCATTTGGTCTGGTGCGAGACTCGCTTAAGCGAACTTGGTAGCCATGCCAGCGTATTTACGCCGCTTTGGTACGGTATGTCTTTTGGACTTGGTGCAGTCGCAGGCGCGATCTCCAATGAGTTTAGCCTAGGGTTTGTAGCAGAGACAGAAGCGCAGGTCAGCGAGCATCTACAAGATCATATCAAGCAGTTACCTGAACATGATCAGCGCTCAAAAGAAATATTGGCACAAATGGATAAAGAGGAGCTGCATCATCGTGAGCTAGCACTTGCAAGTGGCGGCGCTGCTTTATCCCCTCCTGTACGTCGAACCATGCGATGGATGGCAAATCGTATGAAAGATACCGCTTATCACTTATAG
- a CDS encoding esterase/lipase family protein, whose product MTFAGFSKQTVMHMNKKTLPITSFMLLAAAVLLPACSTVTVDKQASAKTISAQRGNIVTDNALSSDTASALLSAGLNEQACMQQFDLCLTQLSDSMLNRHYRPALAIFAELHYAKARQLSDSKNCRNALARPPLDPYYANAPLSDDDAKTQQKETDLCLTDYQARLFDAVKYSYTYLFYDSLTHDFEGAEQNSNSHRAQNRIPNDNDIQTQDIYNAASNDVITQIYQSTENANKLMGDTTVEYLPITSTERDNTDEAAIANRPPLKGKATDQVKVMKVTVNDYNLDIYLPNENNYLQNAHKQTSALADLSSTYELRLSGLNSVSKRPGLGISLVASLDDRYTTTIRQLLVASLSGRLTNEDKNTDDSEPSSRIYPTGHLLLTGLIKPDGNSVLDALSSRKLDIHLYNPYQTESVNILNDDYPLAANFSAGYGLWLSENQLDGVGYLNLITRQPDAQLPKLFMLEPYDPDKRVLIMLHGLASSPATWVNLTNDILNDDKLRDNYQVWQIFYPTNLPILENRYQIQQLINSTYQQTDPNGQNRASQNSVIISHSMGAIIARMMLSDENLVDDLDKLNDKDILSSNEKQQIRNALKTSFGEDELKERFELQALPQVDTAVFLSAPFRGTDYADRWFTRALRRIVYLPVGLVKTFTDNLATIATQGDLAQNPLGALYLQNGASQLSDKSSFIELTKDITINERITYHSIIANNDADITKGLAQTQPNGAKIDLSQAVEDNSGNETASVDVSDNTETSQLPPEPLVAAVTVNDDISQALTERLSDGIVPYNSAHLDGAASETIINGGHSIQTNPQTILTLRRILHKQLQ is encoded by the coding sequence ATGACTTTCGCTGGCTTTAGCAAACAGACAGTAATGCATATGAATAAAAAAACCCTGCCCATTACGTCATTTATGCTTTTGGCGGCAGCAGTATTGCTACCAGCGTGTAGTACGGTGACGGTAGATAAACAAGCCTCGGCCAAGACCATCTCAGCGCAGCGTGGCAATATCGTCACTGACAATGCGCTAAGTAGCGATACAGCATCTGCTTTGTTATCAGCAGGACTGAATGAGCAAGCCTGTATGCAGCAATTTGACTTATGCTTGACTCAGCTCTCTGACAGTATGCTTAACAGGCACTATCGCCCTGCTTTGGCTATTTTTGCAGAACTGCACTATGCAAAAGCGCGTCAACTATCTGATTCAAAAAACTGTCGTAATGCACTGGCACGCCCGCCACTTGATCCGTATTACGCCAATGCGCCTTTAAGTGATGATGACGCCAAAACGCAGCAAAAAGAAACCGACCTGTGTTTAACCGATTATCAAGCAAGGTTGTTTGATGCCGTCAAATACAGCTACACCTATCTGTTTTATGACAGTTTGACCCATGACTTCGAAGGTGCAGAGCAAAATAGCAATAGCCATCGTGCGCAGAACCGTATTCCGAATGACAATGATATCCAAACCCAAGACATTTATAACGCTGCTAGCAATGACGTTATTACTCAAATTTATCAATCGACTGAAAACGCCAATAAATTGATGGGTGATACGACAGTAGAGTATTTGCCGATAACCTCTACCGAGCGTGACAACACGGATGAAGCAGCAATCGCCAATCGACCACCGCTAAAGGGCAAAGCAACAGACCAAGTCAAAGTCATGAAAGTGACAGTAAATGACTATAACCTCGATATTTATTTGCCCAACGAAAACAACTATCTGCAAAATGCCCATAAACAAACTTCCGCTTTGGCAGACTTATCATCCACTTATGAGCTACGACTCTCCGGTCTCAATTCCGTGAGTAAGCGCCCTGGTTTGGGCATCAGTTTGGTAGCGTCATTGGATGATCGCTACACCACCACAATCCGTCAGTTACTGGTCGCCTCCTTATCTGGTCGTCTAACAAATGAGGATAAAAATACGGACGACAGCGAGCCAAGCTCACGTATTTATCCCACGGGACATCTGCTATTGACTGGTCTGATTAAGCCAGATGGCAATAGCGTATTAGATGCGCTGAGCAGTCGTAAGCTTGATATTCATTTATATAACCCGTACCAAACCGAATCCGTTAATATCCTCAATGATGACTACCCACTGGCAGCCAACTTTTCGGCGGGATATGGCTTATGGCTATCAGAAAATCAGTTAGATGGTGTGGGTTATTTAAACTTGATTACTCGCCAACCAGATGCTCAGCTGCCCAAACTCTTCATGCTCGAGCCTTATGATCCTGATAAACGCGTGTTGATTATGTTGCATGGCCTAGCCTCTAGTCCGGCCACTTGGGTCAATCTGACCAACGATATTCTCAATGATGACAAGCTGCGTGATAACTACCAAGTTTGGCAAATATTCTATCCAACCAATCTGCCTATTTTAGAAAATCGCTATCAGATTCAGCAGTTAATCAACAGCACTTACCAGCAAACTGATCCCAATGGACAAAATCGTGCCAGTCAAAACAGTGTGATTATCAGTCATAGCATGGGGGCCATTATTGCTCGTATGATGCTATCTGATGAAAATTTAGTCGATGATTTAGATAAGCTCAATGACAAAGATATCCTCTCTAGTAATGAGAAACAGCAAATCCGTAACGCGCTCAAAACGTCTTTTGGCGAAGATGAGTTAAAGGAGCGTTTTGAGCTACAGGCATTGCCACAGGTAGACACCGCTGTTTTTCTATCTGCACCTTTCCGTGGTACAGATTATGCAGATCGTTGGTTCACCCGTGCGCTACGCCGCATCGTTTACTTACCCGTAGGTCTGGTCAAGACATTCACGGATAACTTAGCGACTATTGCCACACAAGGCGATTTGGCGCAAAACCCACTAGGAGCATTGTATTTGCAGAATGGTGCCAGCCAGTTAAGTGATAAGTCTTCTTTTATAGAGTTAACTAAAGACATCACTATTAATGAGCGTATCACTTATCATTCAATCATTGCCAATAACGATGCCGATATCACTAAAGGACTGGCACAAACGCAACCAAATGGTGCCAAGATTGATTTGTCTCAAGCGGTAGAAGACAACTCTGGAAATGAAACAGCGAGCGTTGATGTCAGCGACAATACTGAGACATCACAGCTACCACCCGAGCCGCTTGTTGCCGCTGTAACGGTCAATGATGATATCAGTCAAGCACTGACCGAGCGTTTATCAGATGGTATCGTTCCTTATAATAGCGCCCATCTCGACGGTGCTGCGTCTGAGACAATTATCAATGGCGGTCATAGTATTCAGACCAATCCGCAGACCATTTTGACGTTGCGAAGAATTTTGCATAAGCAGCTACAATAA
- the cydB gene encoding cytochrome d ubiquinol oxidase subunit II, whose protein sequence is MFNFGDVLDLPLIWGGLIALSVFVYVLLDGFDLGCGILFPFAGSDKNRSRMMNSIAPFWDGNETWLVLGGGGLFAAFPVAYGIIMTGLYLPVTAMLFGLIMRGVAFEFRFKSSSRRHVWDTFFFVGSVVATFSQGIMLGALVQGLEASNRLYTGGPFDWLTPFSIVCGFAMIIGYALLGSTWLIIKTEHTLQVWARQVSKWMLTALLVAMVVVTAFMYFSDIDALEGWFSFPDLLYLAPMPIIVMLLFFIMRKDLKTEREYRPFLLTVALFLMGYIGVCFALFPYIVPYQMTIYEAAAADTSLSFMLIGACIMLPIILSYTAFAYYTFKGKSDHNPMY, encoded by the coding sequence ATGTTTAACTTCGGTGATGTATTAGATTTACCTCTCATTTGGGGCGGTTTGATTGCTTTGTCTGTTTTTGTCTATGTACTGCTTGATGGCTTTGATTTGGGCTGCGGTATCTTGTTCCCATTTGCAGGATCAGATAAAAACCGTAGCCGCATGATGAACTCTATCGCCCCATTTTGGGACGGTAATGAGACGTGGTTAGTACTAGGCGGTGGTGGTCTATTCGCAGCATTCCCTGTTGCTTATGGCATCATTATGACAGGTCTTTATTTACCCGTGACTGCCATGCTGTTCGGTCTTATCATGCGCGGCGTAGCGTTTGAGTTTCGCTTCAAATCCTCTTCACGCCGACACGTATGGGATACCTTTTTCTTTGTCGGTTCAGTCGTTGCCACTTTCTCTCAAGGCATTATGCTTGGGGCGTTAGTGCAAGGGTTAGAAGCCAGTAACCGTCTATATACTGGTGGCCCATTTGATTGGCTCACGCCCTTCTCGATTGTGTGCGGATTTGCCATGATTATTGGTTATGCCTTGCTTGGCTCTACGTGGCTTATCATAAAAACAGAGCACACGTTGCAAGTATGGGCGCGCCAAGTTTCTAAATGGATGCTTACTGCGTTACTAGTAGCGATGGTTGTGGTCACAGCGTTTATGTACTTCTCAGACATCGATGCGTTAGAAGGATGGTTTAGTTTCCCAGATTTATTATACCTCGCTCCTATGCCTATCATTGTCATGCTTTTATTCTTTATCATGCGTAAAGACTTAAAAACTGAGCGTGAGTATCGTCCATTTTTGCTAACGGTTGCTCTATTTTTAATGGGTTATATCGGGGTTTGTTTCGCCCTATTCCCTTATATCGTACCGTATCAAATGACGATTTATGAAGCGGCGGCTGCCGATACTTCGTTATCATTTATGCTGATTGGCGCCTGTATCATGTTACCGATTATCTTGAGCTATACAGCATTTGCTTACTATACCTTCAAAGGTAAATCTGATCACAATCCGATGTACTAG
- a CDS encoding aminoglycoside phosphotransferase family protein: protein MTDKTTLETDMIDENNNRQQQLEQWLQQVFLGQTFSLDSLPGDASARRYHRIDLSETDNRANKHYIVMDSADEQDAMLQFINVAKLMAPAVNVPTLTAQNVEKGFLVLQDFGTVEFAHLLVDATADQINDYYQLAMQTLVALQTVPVETAKSQHQLPDYDTALLDREMDLFSEWFMPYIGVALNEQVWGNLKTALMNEILRQPQVVVHRDYHSRNLMQDQADQSKLGVIDFQDAVIGSYAYDLVSLVRDAYVEWPESQISTWIDDFWQLQKQKSLTTADSAVQFENDVNVIGVQRHLKVLGIFIRLSERDGKDRYLADIPKVMRDLIIELNWLAEHGNDELKQSIIPFNQWLQEAVLPAYKEKFASA from the coding sequence ATGACTGACAAAACGACTTTAGAGACTGATATGATCGATGAAAATAACAACCGCCAACAGCAATTAGAACAATGGTTACAGCAAGTATTTTTAGGTCAAACCTTTAGTCTAGACAGCTTACCTGGTGACGCCAGTGCCCGCCGATATCATCGTATCGACCTATCAGAGACAGACAATCGCGCCAATAAGCATTATATCGTCATGGACTCCGCTGACGAGCAAGATGCGATGCTGCAATTCATCAATGTCGCTAAGCTGATGGCACCTGCTGTCAACGTGCCGACTCTGACTGCACAAAACGTAGAAAAAGGATTTTTGGTATTACAAGATTTTGGCACAGTAGAATTTGCCCATTTGCTTGTCGATGCAACCGCAGACCAAATCAATGACTACTATCAACTAGCAATGCAGACATTGGTCGCGCTACAAACGGTACCAGTAGAAACGGCAAAGTCGCAACACCAGCTGCCAGATTATGACACAGCACTATTAGACCGCGAGATGGATTTATTTAGCGAATGGTTTATGCCTTATATTGGTGTCGCGCTAAATGAGCAGGTTTGGGGAAACCTAAAAACAGCGTTAATGAATGAGATTTTGCGACAGCCACAAGTGGTGGTCCATCGTGATTATCACAGCCGCAACCTTATGCAAGATCAAGCAGATCAATCAAAGTTGGGCGTGATTGATTTTCAAGATGCCGTCATTGGTTCGTATGCTTATGATTTAGTGTCGTTAGTCCGCGATGCTTATGTTGAGTGGCCAGAGAGCCAAATATCCACATGGATTGATGACTTTTGGCAGCTACAAAAACAAAAATCACTAACCACTGCTGATAGCGCGGTGCAGTTTGAAAACGATGTAAATGTCATAGGCGTACAACGTCATCTAAAAGTATTAGGGATTTTTATTCGTTTGTCTGAACGCGATGGCAAAGACCGCTATTTGGCGGATATTCCTAAAGTTATGCGTGATTTGATTATTGAATTAAACTGGCTTGCTGAACATGGCAACGATGAACTAAAGCAATCAATTATACCGTTTAACCAATGGCTACAAGAAGCAGTGCTACCTGCTTATAAAGAGAAGTTTGCTTCAGCGTAG
- a CDS encoding tetratricopeptide repeat protein: protein MKAILSSSHSIKSPKFATLTVMAATCAMLLSAPVNAAETDATATAVPSAMDSSKRVIRLARPNAAISPAQADTAQTSFPATPASNSQPTNAQTTNMQLSGTLQNNASVSTAQPQTPQMMSPAAAPVMNGTTRVYEPGPMTATGIDLRSGQLPNIPTPQVQLSDMSFVKTVLIPQQKGLGTDKLDVSLLDDFIADVSPNARHYPPNFPNRTQRHYTREKIKVLADWIEPYAKSPNASYDVLLRAAKLNGMGRNLDLGSDYTVRGGQYVDRAIKLQPDSGEANFLYGMMLSEGGGFKEGQKYLDRAVALGYTEAEQSLAQSDLLSDRRANALERLRRLEGQYPNNTVIPQQIKLVEEGKFYIWDIPAPDISVKPGA, encoded by the coding sequence ATGAAAGCGATTCTCTCTAGTAGCCACTCTATTAAGTCACCAAAGTTTGCAACGTTGACCGTTATGGCTGCAACCTGTGCCATGCTGTTATCTGCACCCGTGAATGCAGCAGAAACTGATGCCACTGCAACAGCTGTACCTAGTGCGATGGACTCAAGCAAACGTGTGATTCGTCTTGCTCGTCCTAATGCAGCCATTAGTCCTGCTCAAGCCGACACCGCTCAAACAAGCTTTCCAGCAACACCTGCGAGCAACAGCCAGCCGACTAATGCGCAAACAACTAACATGCAACTAAGCGGCACTCTGCAAAACAATGCATCTGTTAGCACTGCTCAACCTCAAACACCGCAAATGATGTCGCCTGCTGCTGCACCTGTCATGAATGGCACTACTCGTGTTTATGAGCCTGGTCCAATGACAGCTACCGGTATCGACCTGCGTAGTGGACAACTTCCAAATATTCCTACACCGCAAGTACAGCTCTCAGACATGAGCTTCGTCAAAACCGTACTGATTCCACAACAAAAAGGGCTAGGTACTGATAAGCTTGATGTTAGCTTATTAGACGATTTCATCGCCGATGTATCCCCTAATGCGCGCCACTATCCACCCAACTTCCCTAACCGCACACAGCGTCATTACACTCGTGAAAAAATCAAAGTATTAGCGGATTGGATCGAACCGTATGCCAAGTCGCCAAATGCTTCTTATGATGTGTTGCTTCGTGCCGCTAAGCTAAACGGTATGGGTCGTAACCTAGACTTGGGTTCAGACTACACGGTACGTGGTGGTCAGTATGTCGATCGCGCTATCAAGCTGCAACCTGATAGTGGTGAGGCTAACTTCCTATACGGTATGATGCTATCAGAAGGTGGTGGCTTCAAAGAAGGTCAAAAGTATCTAGATCGCGCTGTCGCTTTAGGATATACCGAAGCAGAACAAAGCTTGGCACAGTCAGATCTACTTAGTGACCGCCGTGCTAATGCGTTAGAACGCTTACGTCGTCTTGAAGGGCAATACCCTAACAATACTGTCATTCCTCAACAAATCAAACTCGTTGAAGAAGGTAAGTTCTACATTTGGGATATACCTGCCCCTGACATCAGTGTAAAACCAGGTGCCTAG
- a CDS encoding DUF2474 domain-containing protein — translation MKKFSKKQSQWAWFVGLYLAGFLVVFTIAQLIKLAMGV, via the coding sequence ATGAAAAAGTTCAGTAAAAAACAATCGCAATGGGCATGGTTTGTAGGTCTATATTTAGCAGGGTTTTTAGTCGTATTTACCATTGCTCAGCTAATCAAGTTGGCCATGGGTGTTTAG
- a CDS encoding MFS transporter, with protein MSNQFQLFKRRRFSAMFFTQFLGAFNDNIFKQALILVLTYTAASKLGVEVSILNNLAAMLFILPYFLFSALAGQIADKYEKSKLTQFIKLLELVIMAVAAVGFVFEWYALLFVALFLMGTHSTFFGPIKYAYLPQAMKEDELVGANGLFQMGTSLAILVGMIVAGILTQLSQSLYWISATVLVVAVLGYLAARYIPTMPAMQPDLKINWNIITTSLATIRYLYSLPFLFFIILGNSWFWFYGATFLTQVPEFSKVILLGDESVVIFLLTLFSVGVSIGSVLCKTLTKNKVSLRLLPFGIAGLSIFAIDLYFSLSGLDINVNNDTLLGIGDLFNISGSWRVFADLFLLGFSGGLYIVPLYASMQAYAPKSHRARIVGANNIFNAIFMVTSAIFAIVILNVLGFTLPQLFLVTGLLNIVFGAFLYIKLNKHIKHAVIQTNDGIAP; from the coding sequence ATGTCCAACCAGTTTCAGTTATTCAAGCGTCGTCGTTTTAGCGCTATGTTTTTCACCCAGTTTTTGGGCGCATTCAATGACAATATTTTTAAGCAGGCGCTCATACTGGTGCTCACTTATACTGCCGCCAGTAAATTGGGCGTAGAGGTCAGCATCCTTAATAACTTGGCCGCCATGTTATTCATCTTGCCCTACTTTTTGTTTTCTGCTTTGGCAGGACAGATTGCTGATAAATATGAAAAGTCAAAGCTCACGCAGTTTATTAAACTCCTTGAGCTGGTCATTATGGCAGTTGCCGCGGTGGGTTTTGTTTTTGAATGGTATGCACTGCTATTTGTCGCGTTGTTTTTGATGGGTACACATTCGACTTTCTTTGGACCGATTAAATACGCTTATCTGCCACAAGCGATGAAAGAAGATGAGTTGGTCGGCGCCAACGGCCTTTTTCAGATGGGTACTTCGCTGGCTATTTTGGTCGGGATGATTGTCGCTGGTATTTTGACTCAGCTATCACAATCCCTGTATTGGATTAGTGCCACGGTATTGGTTGTCGCTGTTTTAGGATATTTAGCTGCACGCTATATCCCTACTATGCCAGCGATGCAGCCTGACCTAAAGATTAACTGGAATATTATTACGACCAGCTTAGCTACTATCCGTTACTTATACTCCTTGCCTTTTTTGTTCTTTATCATTCTTGGCAACAGCTGGTTTTGGTTTTATGGGGCGACGTTTTTGACCCAAGTGCCAGAGTTCAGCAAGGTGATTTTGCTTGGTGATGAGTCAGTCGTTATTTTCTTACTCACATTGTTTTCTGTTGGTGTGTCAATCGGTTCGGTACTGTGCAAAACATTGACCAAAAATAAAGTTAGCTTGCGTCTATTACCATTCGGTATTGCTGGATTAAGTATCTTTGCTATTGATTTGTATTTTTCACTTTCAGGTTTAGATATAAATGTGAATAATGACACATTACTTGGCATCGGTGATTTGTTTAACATAAGTGGTAGCTGGCGAGTGTTCGCGGATTTGTTCTTATTAGGATTTAGCGGTGGTTTGTATATCGTACCGCTATATGCTTCTATGCAAGCCTACGCACCTAAGAGTCATCGAGCACGTATTGTTGGCGCGAATAACATTTTTAACGCGATATTTATGGTCACATCAGCGATTTTTGCGATTGTTATCTTAAATGTTTTAGGATTTACGCTGCCGCAGTTATTTTTGGTGACAGGGCTATTGAATATTGTGTTTGGCGCATTCTTATACATCAAACTCAATAAACATATTAAGCATGCCGTTATCCAAACTAACGATGGTATAGCACCGTAA
- a CDS encoding cytochrome ubiquinol oxidase subunit I, which translates to MFATFMIDQLDALLLARIQFAFVISFHIVFPAFSIGLASWLAVLEFRWLRTGEPIYAEVYKHWVKIFAVVFGLGVVSGVVMSYQFGTNWAVFSDKAGNVLGPLLAYEVLTAFFLEASFLGIMLFGWGRVSKRMHFASTAIVAIGTLISGFWILAANSFMQTPQGFMMGADGLLYPTDWLEIIFNPSFPYRYAHMMTAAFLTTAFVIGGIGAYYIQSKKHVEHRAHGRVMLGMAMIMAIFVAPAQVLIGDEHGLNTLEHQPAKVAAMEGLWEDERGAALRLFAIPDQENQTNKYEVKIPYVTGLILTHSLDGEVKGLKNWAPEDQPPVIIVFWAFRIMVGIGMLMVLVGLFSLYKYFKKQQFNTDSVWFHRAWMMMTPLGFIALLSGWFVTETGRQPWTVYGVIRTAESMSPLAAQQVATTLIGFIVLYIFVFGAGSFYILRLIAQGPKPYTDPAEDNFYEHSVTESQGRALSGDSNPAKGTEEGLDEPANDVDDGGLR; encoded by the coding sequence ATGTTCGCTACATTTATGATTGACCAGCTCGATGCGCTGCTGCTTGCGCGTATTCAATTCGCTTTTGTTATCTCGTTCCATATCGTCTTTCCTGCTTTTTCTATCGGACTTGCCAGCTGGCTTGCGGTGCTTGAATTCCGCTGGTTAAGAACTGGTGAACCTATCTATGCTGAAGTCTACAAGCATTGGGTCAAAATATTTGCTGTCGTCTTTGGTTTAGGCGTGGTATCAGGCGTGGTGATGTCCTACCAGTTCGGTACCAACTGGGCAGTATTCTCTGATAAAGCCGGTAACGTTTTAGGCCCATTACTCGCCTACGAAGTATTGACAGCGTTCTTTTTAGAAGCGTCCTTCTTAGGTATTATGCTATTTGGGTGGGGCCGCGTGAGCAAACGCATGCATTTTGCTTCAACCGCCATTGTTGCTATTGGTACCTTGATTTCAGGCTTTTGGATATTGGCCGCTAACAGCTTTATGCAGACCCCTCAGGGCTTTATGATGGGTGCAGATGGCCTGCTCTATCCTACTGACTGGCTTGAAATTATCTTCAACCCTTCATTCCCTTACCGTTATGCTCATATGATGACTGCAGCATTTCTAACGACTGCTTTTGTCATTGGTGGTATTGGAGCTTACTATATTCAATCCAAAAAGCATGTTGAGCACCGCGCGCATGGTCGTGTGATGCTAGGCATGGCGATGATTATGGCCATCTTTGTTGCACCGGCGCAGGTATTGATTGGTGATGAGCATGGTCTAAATACCCTTGAGCATCAACCTGCTAAAGTGGCTGCGATGGAAGGGCTCTGGGAAGATGAGCGCGGTGCCGCACTACGTCTCTTTGCGATTCCCGATCAAGAAAATCAGACCAATAAGTACGAAGTAAAAATTCCTTATGTGACTGGTTTAATCTTGACCCACTCGTTAGATGGTGAAGTTAAAGGGCTCAAAAACTGGGCACCTGAAGATCAACCACCTGTCATTATTGTGTTTTGGGCGTTTCGTATTATGGTTGGTATTGGCATGCTTATGGTACTGGTCGGCCTATTCAGTCTATACAAATACTTCAAAAAACAGCAGTTCAATACTGACAGTGTATGGTTCCACCGTGCTTGGATGATGATGACTCCGCTTGGTTTTATCGCCTTATTATCAGGTTGGTTCGTAACCGAGACAGGACGTCAGCCTTGGACGGTTTATGGGGTCATTCGCACTGCTGAAAGTATGTCTCCTCTTGCAGCACAGCAAGTAGCGACGACATTGATTGGCTTTATCGTGCTGTACATATTTGTCTTTGGTGCAGGCAGTTTTTATATCTTGCGCTTGATTGCTCAAGGGCCGAAACCTTATACAGATCCTGCAGAAGATAACTTCTACGAGCACTCAGTGACCGAGAGTCAAGGCCGCGCGTTAAGTGGTGATAGTAATCCTGCCAAAGGTACTGAAGAAGGCTTAGATGAGCCTGCAAACGATGTCGATGATGGAGGATTACGCTAA